From one Streptomyces sp. Q6 genomic stretch:
- a CDS encoding response regulator transcription factor produces the protein MTATSPQGRTELLRPDGSPVRVLVVDDEQSITELLSMALRYEGWQIRAAGDGAGAVQTAREFRPDAVVLDMMLPDMDGLSVLGRLRRELPDVPVLFLTAKDAVEDRIAGLTAGGDDYVTKPFSLEEVVARLRGLIRRTGAADRRSESVLVVGDLMLDEDSHEVSRGGANIHLTATEFELLRFLMRNPRRVLSKAQILDRVWSYDFGGQANVVELYISYLRRKIDAGREPMIHTRRGAGYLIKPAATTVS, from the coding sequence ATGACCGCGACCTCGCCCCAGGGGCGTACCGAACTGCTGAGGCCGGACGGGAGCCCCGTCCGGGTGCTTGTCGTGGACGACGAGCAGTCCATCACCGAGCTGTTGTCCATGGCCCTGCGCTACGAGGGCTGGCAGATCCGCGCCGCCGGTGACGGTGCCGGAGCCGTGCAGACCGCGCGTGAGTTCCGTCCCGACGCCGTCGTCCTGGACATGATGCTGCCGGACATGGACGGGCTGAGCGTGCTCGGGCGTCTGCGCCGCGAACTGCCGGACGTCCCCGTGCTCTTCCTGACCGCCAAGGACGCCGTCGAGGACCGTATCGCCGGCCTGACCGCGGGCGGCGACGACTACGTCACCAAGCCGTTCAGCCTGGAAGAGGTCGTCGCGCGGCTGCGCGGGCTGATCCGGCGCACGGGGGCCGCCGACCGCCGTAGCGAATCCGTGCTCGTCGTCGGCGACCTCATGCTCGACGAGGACAGCCACGAGGTCTCCCGGGGCGGGGCCAACATCCATCTGACCGCCACGGAGTTCGAGCTGCTGCGGTTCCTCATGCGCAATCCGCGGCGCGTGCTCAGCAAGGCGCAGATCCTCGATCGCGTGTGGTCGTACGACTTCGGCGGGCAGGCCAATGTCGTCGAGCTGTACATCTCCTACCTGCGGCGGAAGATCGACGCCGGGCGTGAGCCGATGATCCACACGCGGCGCGGGGCGGGATATCTGATCAAGCCGGCCGCCACCACGGTGTCGTGA
- a CDS encoding antibiotic biosynthesis monooxygenase: MSDRSVAPVGAVEPLPAFELPYYVVVFSSVRTEGDRGYGETSDRMDELVKEMPGYLGHESARTPGGLGITVSYFRDIDAIEEWRSVGEHRAAQKQGRAEWYDRYTVHVAKVERSHGFARG; the protein is encoded by the coding sequence ATGAGCGATCGGAGCGTTGCGCCTGTCGGGGCCGTCGAGCCCCTGCCCGCCTTTGAACTGCCGTACTACGTCGTCGTGTTCAGTTCCGTACGGACCGAGGGGGATCGCGGGTACGGGGAGACGTCCGACCGGATGGACGAGCTGGTGAAGGAGATGCCGGGGTATCTCGGGCACGAGTCCGCGCGGACGCCCGGCGGGCTCGGGATCACCGTGTCGTACTTCCGGGACATCGACGCGATCGAGGAGTGGCGGTCCGTCGGCGAGCACCGTGCCGCGCAGAAGCAGGGGCGTGCCGAGTGGTACGACCGGTACACCGTGCACGTCGCCAAGGTGGAGCGCAGCCACGGGTTCGCGCGTGGGTGA
- a CDS encoding bifunctional glycosyltransferase family 2/GtrA family protein: MRTDSSPGIDPTTARFGALPAREHLPAGSGDVPVLDVVIPVYNEEKDLGACVRGLHQHLVRTFPYRFRITVADNASTDTTPQVAHRLTTELPGVSYVRLEQKGRGRALRTVWSASDAPILAYMDVDLSTDLNALLPLVAPLISGHSDLAIGSRLARSSRVVRGPKREFISRAYNLILRGSLQARFSDAQCGFKAIRRDVAQALLPLVEDTGWFFDTEMLVLAERAGLRIHEVPVDWVDDPDSTVHIVRTATEDLKGVWRVGKALATGSLALDRLARPFGDDPRDRQLAGVPRGLARQLVGFCVVGVLSTLLYLLLYSGFRTFSGAQSANGLALFVSALANTAVNRRLTFGVRGRDGAVRHQAQGIVVFGIGWALTSGSLAALDAATGDASHSTELAVLIAANLAGTVLRFLLFRAWVFPERSTTTAVTPAPRPPQVPHGLDDATAQLHAVRDHDRDLDPRTPR, from the coding sequence ATGCGAACCGACTCTTCTCCGGGCATCGACCCCACCACCGCGAGGTTCGGGGCGCTGCCGGCGCGGGAGCACCTCCCCGCCGGCAGCGGCGATGTGCCGGTCCTGGACGTTGTCATCCCCGTCTACAACGAGGAGAAGGACCTCGGCGCGTGTGTGCGCGGACTGCACCAGCACCTGGTCCGCACCTTCCCCTACCGCTTCCGCATCACCGTCGCGGACAACGCCTCCACCGACACCACCCCCCAGGTGGCGCACAGGCTGACCACCGAACTGCCGGGAGTCTCGTACGTCCGTCTGGAGCAGAAGGGGCGCGGGCGCGCCCTGCGTACCGTCTGGTCGGCGTCCGACGCGCCGATCCTCGCGTACATGGACGTGGACCTGTCCACCGATCTGAACGCGCTCCTGCCGCTCGTCGCCCCGCTGATCTCGGGTCACTCGGACCTCGCCATCGGGTCGCGGCTCGCCCGCTCGTCGCGGGTCGTGCGCGGCCCGAAGCGGGAGTTCATCTCGCGCGCCTACAACCTCATCCTGCGCGGCTCGCTCCAGGCCCGGTTCTCCGACGCCCAGTGCGGGTTCAAGGCGATCAGGCGCGATGTGGCGCAGGCGCTGCTGCCGCTGGTGGAGGACACCGGGTGGTTCTTCGACACGGAGATGCTGGTGCTCGCCGAGCGCGCGGGGCTCCGTATCCACGAAGTGCCCGTCGACTGGGTCGACGACCCGGACTCGACGGTCCACATCGTGCGGACGGCGACCGAGGACCTGAAGGGCGTCTGGCGGGTCGGCAAGGCCCTCGCCACCGGTTCGCTCGCGCTCGACCGGCTGGCCCGCCCGTTCGGCGACGACCCGCGCGACCGGCAGCTCGCCGGGGTCCCCAGGGGGCTGGCCCGCCAGCTGGTCGGGTTCTGCGTCGTCGGTGTCCTGTCGACGCTGCTGTACCTCCTGCTCTACTCCGGCTTCCGCACGTTCTCGGGGGCGCAGAGCGCCAACGGGCTCGCCCTGTTCGTCTCGGCGCTCGCCAACACGGCCGTCAACCGGCGCCTCACCTTCGGGGTGCGCGGCCGTGACGGAGCGGTGCGCCATCAGGCGCAGGGCATCGTCGTCTTCGGCATCGGCTGGGCGCTGACCAGCGGATCGCTGGCCGCGCTCGACGCCGCGACCGGCGACGCCTCGCACTCCACGGAGCTGGCGGTGCTGATCGCGGCCAACCTCGCCGGGACCGTCCTGCGCTTCCTGCTCTTCCGCGCGTGGGTGTTCCCCGAGCGGAGCACCACCACCGCCGTCACACCCGCACCGCGGCCACCTCAGGTTCCGCACGGCTTGGACGACGCGACCGCACAGCTGCACGCGGTACGCGACCACGACCGTGACCTCGACCCCAGGACCCCGCGATGA
- a CDS encoding amidohydrolase family protein, with protein sequence MGEAERVGEFLARYGLPGLVDVHTHFMPERVLRKVWAYFDAVGPMTGVAWPITYREEEDRRVELLREFGVTAFTSMLYPHKAGMAEWLNGWAAEFAARTPGCLHTATFFPEAGAPAYVRRALEDGARVFKAHVQVGAYDPNDPLLDPVWGLLAEAGVPVVTHCGSGPAPGKHTGPGPMGRVLARHPRLPLVVAHMGMPEYADFLDLAERYPEVRLDTTMAFTDFSEAQSPFPKGELRRLADLGDRVLLGSDFPNIPYPYVHQLEAIERLGLGDAWVRAVCHENGRDLFRLP encoded by the coding sequence GTGGGTGAGGCCGAGCGGGTCGGTGAGTTCCTCGCCCGGTACGGGCTGCCCGGCCTCGTCGACGTGCACACGCACTTCATGCCCGAGCGGGTGCTGCGCAAGGTGTGGGCGTACTTCGACGCCGTCGGGCCGATGACGGGCGTCGCCTGGCCGATCACGTACCGGGAGGAGGAGGACCGGCGGGTCGAGCTGCTGAGGGAGTTCGGCGTCACCGCCTTCACCTCGATGCTCTACCCGCACAAGGCCGGGATGGCCGAGTGGCTGAACGGATGGGCCGCGGAGTTCGCCGCCCGTACGCCCGGCTGTCTGCACACCGCGACCTTCTTCCCCGAGGCGGGCGCGCCGGCGTACGTGCGGCGGGCCCTGGAGGACGGGGCGCGGGTGTTCAAGGCACATGTGCAGGTCGGCGCCTACGACCCGAACGACCCGCTGCTCGACCCCGTGTGGGGCCTGCTGGCCGAGGCGGGCGTCCCCGTCGTGACGCACTGCGGATCGGGGCCCGCGCCCGGCAAGCACACGGGTCCCGGGCCGATGGGGCGGGTGCTCGCGCGGCATCCGCGGCTGCCGCTGGTCGTCGCGCACATGGGGATGCCCGAGTACGCGGACTTCCTGGACCTCGCCGAGCGGTACCCCGAGGTGCGGCTCGACACGACGATGGCGTTCACCGACTTCAGCGAGGCGCAGTCGCCCTTCCCGAAGGGCGAGTTGCGGCGCCTCGCCGACCTGGGGGACCGGGTGCTGCTCGGGAGCGACTTCCCGAACATTCCGTACCCGTACGTCCACCAGCTGGAGGCGATCGAGCGGCTCGGGCTGGGGGACGCCTGGGTGCGGGCCGTCTGTCACGAGAACGGGCGGGACCTGTTCCGGCTGCCCTGA
- a CDS encoding HAMP domain-containing sensor histidine kinase, translating to MTRRARRGHRPRSLRSRLVITVVGLIALVSVVIGTVTTLALHSYLYGQLDDKVRQTVRLAEGGGPGDQGPEQQRRPANLQFLGGPGRDRPVGATFGTDGTITQASRGVWDPDNATNTVDLTEAQKDDLASVARDGKAHSVSLSGLGDYRVQSSSDGTVLVGLPAADVESTLNTLIVIELAVTAAGLLAAGVTGVVMVGVTLRPLRRVAATATRVSELPLHSGEVTLYERVPDTEADPRNEVGQVGAALNRMLDHVHGALQSRQQSETRVRQFVADASHELRTPLASIRGYAELTRRGREETGPDTRHALGRIESEAHRMTGLVEDLLLLARLDAGRPLSYEPTDLSPLVIDALSDARAAGQDHAWRLELPDEPVTVLADAARLHQVLVNLLANARTHTPPGTTVTARVHGRGPWVCFDIQDDGPGIPAELLPHVFERFARGDSSRSRKAGSTGLGLAIVQAVTAAHGGAVTVDSTPGRTVFTVHLPAYVEPVGHAQPYSQAGQSLTTQR from the coding sequence GTGACCCGGCGGGCGCGGCGGGGACACCGGCCCAGGTCGCTGCGGAGCCGGCTCGTCATCACCGTCGTGGGCCTCATCGCGCTGGTCAGCGTCGTCATCGGCACGGTGACGACGCTGGCGCTGCACTCCTACCTGTACGGGCAGTTGGACGACAAGGTCCGGCAGACGGTGCGGCTCGCCGAGGGCGGCGGTCCTGGCGACCAGGGCCCCGAGCAGCAGCGGCGCCCGGCGAACCTCCAGTTCCTCGGCGGTCCCGGCCGGGACCGGCCGGTGGGCGCGACCTTCGGTACCGACGGCACGATCACCCAGGCGTCCCGCGGTGTCTGGGACCCCGACAACGCCACCAACACGGTCGATCTGACCGAGGCCCAGAAGGACGACCTCGCCTCCGTCGCCCGCGACGGCAAGGCGCACAGCGTCAGCCTGTCCGGGCTCGGTGACTACCGCGTCCAGTCGTCGAGCGACGGCACCGTGCTCGTGGGGCTTCCCGCCGCGGACGTCGAGTCCACGCTGAACACCCTGATCGTCATAGAGCTGGCCGTCACGGCCGCCGGCCTGCTCGCCGCCGGAGTCACCGGCGTCGTCATGGTCGGCGTCACCCTGCGCCCCCTGCGCCGGGTCGCCGCGACCGCGACCCGCGTCTCCGAACTGCCGCTGCACAGCGGCGAAGTCACCCTCTACGAACGCGTCCCCGACACCGAGGCCGACCCCAGGAACGAGGTCGGGCAGGTCGGGGCCGCGCTCAACCGGATGCTCGACCATGTGCACGGCGCGCTCCAGTCGCGCCAGCAGAGCGAGACGCGCGTCCGGCAGTTCGTCGCCGACGCCAGTCACGAGCTGCGCACCCCGCTCGCCTCCATCCGCGGGTACGCCGAACTGACCCGGCGCGGCCGTGAGGAGACCGGCCCCGACACCCGGCACGCCCTCGGCCGCATCGAGTCCGAGGCGCATCGCATGACGGGCCTGGTCGAGGACCTGCTGCTGCTCGCGCGGCTCGACGCGGGACGCCCGCTGTCGTACGAGCCGACCGATCTGTCGCCGCTGGTCATCGACGCGCTCAGCGACGCCCGCGCCGCCGGCCAGGACCACGCCTGGCGCCTGGAGCTGCCCGACGAACCGGTCACCGTGCTCGCCGACGCCGCGCGGCTGCACCAGGTCCTCGTCAACCTGCTGGCGAACGCCCGGACGCACACGCCACCGGGCACGACCGTCACCGCCCGCGTCCACGGGCGCGGGCCCTGGGTCTGCTTCGACATCCAGGACGACGGGCCCGGCATCCCCGCCGAGCTGCTGCCGCACGTCTTCGAGCGGTTCGCGCGCGGCGACTCGTCGCGGTCGAGGAAGGCGGGCTCCACGGGGCTGGGCCTGGCCATCGTGCAGGCCGTCACGGCCGCGCACGGCGGCGCCGTGACCGTGGACTCGACGCCCGGCAGGACCGTGTTCACCGTGCACCTGCCGGCGTACGTCGAGCCGGTCGGTCACGCACAGCCGTACTCACAGGCCGGGCAAAGCCTCACCACACAGCGCTGA
- a CDS encoding SSI family serine proteinase inhibitor: protein MSLTRLLFTAAASVAVLGAVPVAGHADTGPYRMPPPPFGSPEGPGTDRLTISVADSGTGNDGTRELDCGPAGGSHPEPAAACDRLDELTAGGQDPFAPVPAGTYCTMQYGGSATAHVTGTWHGRPVDASYKLTDGCEISRWRQLVPVLPATAP from the coding sequence ATGTCGCTGACCCGTCTGCTGTTCACCGCCGCCGCTTCCGTCGCCGTCCTCGGGGCCGTGCCCGTCGCGGGACACGCGGACACCGGCCCGTACCGGATGCCGCCGCCCCCGTTCGGCTCCCCGGAGGGGCCGGGCACCGACCGCCTCACCATCTCCGTCGCCGACTCGGGGACCGGGAACGACGGGACGCGCGAGCTGGACTGCGGGCCCGCCGGCGGAAGCCACCCGGAGCCGGCCGCCGCCTGTGACCGGCTCGACGAGCTCACGGCGGGCGGCCAGGACCCGTTCGCCCCCGTGCCCGCCGGCACGTACTGCACGATGCAGTACGGAGGGTCCGCCACCGCGCACGTCACCGGCACCTGGCACGGGCGGCCCGTCGACGCCTCGTACAAGCTGACCGACGGCTGCGAGATCTCCCGGTGGCGGCAGCTGGTGCCCGTGCTGCCTGCGACGGCTCCGTGA
- a CDS encoding DUF5959 family protein produces the protein MTEDTEPLELVRLDDGTQSVVVRVLSTQPHRPDHYDAEIVIRSDFVNAVVRTDFDADDIGEWGDLLDAVEDDDADIQQDDDVLAESWPSEGRAAYLTFVADDPYVVEVHDAPGTQICVRVPLDLKPDWIADSRARLAAVRRALGV, from the coding sequence ATGACCGAGGACACCGAGCCGCTCGAGTTGGTCCGCCTGGACGACGGAACACAGAGTGTCGTCGTGCGGGTGCTGTCGACGCAGCCCCACCGGCCCGACCACTACGACGCCGAGATCGTCATCCGCAGCGACTTCGTGAACGCCGTGGTGCGAACCGACTTCGATGCCGACGACATCGGCGAGTGGGGCGACCTCCTGGACGCCGTCGAGGACGACGACGCGGACATCCAGCAGGACGACGACGTGCTCGCCGAGAGCTGGCCGAGTGAGGGACGCGCCGCGTACCTCACGTTCGTGGCCGATGACCCGTACGTGGTCGAGGTTCACGACGCGCCCGGCACGCAGATCTGTGTCCGCGTCCCCCTCGACCTCAAGCCCGACTGGATCGCCGATTCCCGGGCCCGGCTCGCGGCCGTCCGGCGAGCGCTCGGGGTGTAG
- a CDS encoding ArnT family glycosyltransferase — MTTDLHPPQGAAGAAPAAGPPPTSGGHGRAKPRLAHRVWRGRPEDARWVRPAFLGLLLVIGLAYLWNLSASGYANSFYSAAVQAGSESWKAFFFGSSDAANAITVDKPPAALWPMALSVRLFGLNAWAILVPEVLMALATAGVLYGAVRRRFGAAAGLITMLVFATVPVAALMFRFNNPDALLALLMTVTVSCVLRAIEHGRTKWLLWAGVAVGLAFLAKTLQAFLILPPLAVLYAVLAPVGVRRRFGQLALSGLAMIVAGGWWVAIVELWPASSRPYIGGSQNNSFLELTFGYNGLGRINGDETGSVGGGGGTGGTGQWGETGIGRMFNSEIGGQIAWLIPAALILFVAGVVLTRKANRTDTARAAFLAWGGSLLMTGLVFSFMAGIFHQYYTVALAPSIAALVGMGASVLWEERSRITASATLGATVAVTAVWAYALLGRTADYLPWLRWAVLIGGLVAGLGLAFAGRLNRQFALGAAGLGLVTALAAPTAYTISTLNTGHTGSIVTAGPSGASALGMGGGPGGGRGGGGQGGQGGQMGQPPTGTGNGSQQGGGFPGGGMPGRNQGTGGTQKQGTMPGGRGEGGAGGGGGGGMGGLLNGATVSAEAKKLLQADADDYTWVAATVGSQNQASYQLATGDPVMAVGGFNGTDPSPTSAQFKQYVEDGRIHYFIGSGSGSGGTGGSSSGSSSEIASWVADHFTKVTVGSATFYDLTRPTT; from the coding sequence ATGACCACTGACCTCCATCCTCCGCAGGGCGCCGCCGGGGCGGCCCCGGCCGCCGGGCCGCCTCCCACGAGCGGCGGCCACGGCCGTGCGAAGCCCCGTCTCGCGCACCGCGTGTGGCGCGGGCGGCCCGAGGACGCCCGCTGGGTGCGCCCCGCGTTCCTCGGCCTGCTCCTCGTCATCGGCCTCGCCTATCTGTGGAACCTGTCCGCCTCCGGATACGCCAACTCCTTCTACTCGGCGGCCGTCCAGGCGGGCAGCGAGAGCTGGAAGGCGTTCTTCTTCGGCTCGTCCGACGCGGCGAACGCCATCACCGTCGACAAGCCGCCGGCGGCGCTGTGGCCGATGGCCCTGTCCGTACGCCTCTTCGGCCTGAACGCGTGGGCGATCCTCGTCCCCGAGGTCCTGATGGCCCTGGCCACGGCCGGTGTCCTGTACGGGGCCGTGCGGCGCCGGTTCGGTGCCGCCGCGGGCCTGATCACGATGCTCGTGTTCGCGACGGTCCCGGTCGCCGCGCTGATGTTCCGCTTCAACAACCCGGACGCGCTGCTCGCGCTGCTGATGACCGTCACGGTCTCCTGCGTGCTGCGCGCCATCGAGCACGGCCGGACGAAGTGGCTGCTCTGGGCGGGTGTCGCGGTCGGCCTCGCCTTCCTCGCCAAGACGCTCCAGGCCTTCCTGATCCTGCCGCCGCTGGCCGTCCTGTACGCCGTCCTCGCGCCGGTGGGGGTCCGCAGGCGGTTCGGGCAGCTGGCCCTCTCCGGGCTCGCGATGATCGTCGCGGGCGGCTGGTGGGTCGCGATCGTCGAGCTGTGGCCCGCGTCGTCGCGGCCGTACATCGGCGGCTCCCAGAACAACTCGTTCCTCGAACTCACCTTCGGCTACAACGGGCTCGGCCGGATCAACGGCGACGAGACCGGCAGCGTCGGCGGCGGTGGCGGCACGGGCGGCACCGGGCAGTGGGGCGAGACCGGCATCGGCCGGATGTTCAACTCCGAGATCGGCGGCCAGATCGCGTGGCTGATCCCGGCCGCGCTGATCCTCTTCGTCGCCGGTGTCGTCCTGACCCGGAAGGCGAACCGTACGGACACGGCGCGCGCCGCGTTCCTCGCCTGGGGCGGCTCGCTGCTGATGACGGGGCTCGTCTTCAGCTTCATGGCCGGCATCTTCCACCAGTACTACACGGTGGCCCTGGCCCCCTCCATCGCGGCGCTGGTCGGCATGGGCGCCTCGGTCCTGTGGGAGGAGCGGTCGCGGATCACGGCGTCGGCGACGCTCGGCGCGACCGTCGCGGTCACGGCCGTGTGGGCGTACGCGCTGCTCGGCCGGACGGCGGACTACCTGCCGTGGCTGCGGTGGGCCGTGCTCATCGGCGGGCTCGTGGCGGGCCTCGGGCTCGCCTTCGCGGGGCGCCTGAACCGTCAGTTCGCGCTCGGCGCCGCCGGTCTGGGCCTGGTGACGGCCCTCGCGGCGCCCACCGCGTACACGATCAGCACGCTGAACACCGGGCACACCGGGTCGATCGTCACGGCGGGGCCCTCCGGGGCGAGCGCCCTGGGGATGGGCGGCGGGCCGGGCGGCGGTCGGGGCGGAGGCGGCCAGGGTGGTCAAGGCGGGCAGATGGGGCAGCCCCCGACCGGTACCGGTAACGGCAGCCAGCAGGGCGGCGGCTTCCCGGGCGGTGGGATGCCCGGCCGGAACCAGGGCACCGGCGGCACCCAGAAGCAGGGCACCATGCCCGGCGGCAGGGGCGAAGGCGGTGCCGGTGGCGGCGGTGGCGGCGGTATGGGCGGCCTCCTCAACGGCGCGACCGTCAGCGCCGAGGCGAAGAAGCTGCTCCAGGCCGACGCCGACGACTACACCTGGGTCGCGGCCACGGTCGGCTCGCAGAACCAGGCGAGCTACCAACTCGCCACCGGTGACCCGGTGATGGCGGTCGGCGGCTTCAACGGCACGGACCCGTCCCCGACATCGGCCCAGTTCAAGCAGTACGTCGAGGACGGAAGGATCCACTACTTCATCGGCAGCGGGTCCGGGTCCGGCGGCACGGGCGGATCGAGCTCCGGCTCGTCCTCCGAGATCGCGTCGTGGGTCGCGGACCACTTCACGAAGGTGACGGTGGGCAGCGCGACCTTCTACGACCTGACCCGGCCGACGACCTGA